A stretch of Pelagicoccus enzymogenes DNA encodes these proteins:
- the xerD gene encoding site-specific tyrosine recombinase XerD — MASSLLEGMDDFLAYLSLEKGLSDNTVDSYQLDLNQFISRLEKTSNPGSWKKVTAADVSDWIYFLSEEDYSNASLCRKLSAVRALDAYLLRERKLSKSFTEIVVGPKLRRKAPYTLSIQEVDRLMEAPDETTPQGLRDRAILELFYSSGLRVSELSGLMLQQIDLDLGALKVYGKGSKERVCPMGSKAVKAMGDYLRNGRPRLVKSKTGSAVFLSSRGSAISRKTVWVLVKKYTRAAGIDKPVKPHMLRHSFATHLLTGGADLRIIQELLGHADISTTQIYTSVEAERTRSAHDEFHPRSRETGTGL; from the coding sequence GTGGCTAGCAGTCTGCTTGAGGGCATGGACGATTTCCTTGCCTATCTCTCTTTGGAAAAGGGGCTTTCCGACAACACCGTCGACAGCTACCAGCTCGATTTGAACCAGTTTATCTCTCGCTTGGAGAAGACTTCCAATCCGGGTAGTTGGAAAAAAGTGACGGCTGCGGACGTCTCGGACTGGATTTATTTCCTTAGCGAGGAGGACTACTCGAACGCCAGCTTGTGTAGAAAATTGAGCGCGGTGCGAGCCCTCGATGCTTATTTGTTGCGAGAGCGAAAGCTCTCGAAGTCTTTCACCGAAATTGTGGTGGGGCCGAAGTTGCGCCGGAAGGCGCCTTATACTTTGAGTATCCAAGAAGTCGATCGGCTTATGGAGGCTCCGGACGAGACGACGCCGCAGGGCTTGAGGGATCGGGCTATCCTCGAGCTGTTTTATTCGTCGGGATTGCGTGTATCCGAATTGTCGGGACTGATGCTGCAGCAGATCGATTTGGACTTAGGGGCGCTGAAGGTTTACGGCAAAGGTTCCAAGGAGCGGGTTTGCCCGATGGGCAGCAAGGCGGTCAAGGCGATGGGTGACTATTTGAGAAATGGACGCCCTCGCTTGGTTAAGTCGAAAACGGGAAGCGCGGTTTTCTTGAGTTCGCGAGGGAGCGCCATTTCGCGGAAGACGGTTTGGGTCTTGGTTAAGAAGTACACGCGGGCGGCTGGAATCGACAAGCCGGTGAAGCCGCACATGTTGCGGCACTCCTTTGCAACCCATCTGCTGACGGGCGGCGCGGACTTGCGCATCATCCAGGAGTTGTTGGGCCATGCCGACATATCGACGACTCAGATCTATACTTCCGTAGAAGCGGAGCGGACGAGAAGCGCCCATGACGAATTTCACCCGCGTAGCCGAGAAACGGGTACAGGACTGTAG
- a CDS encoding response regulator: MKRLYIVDDLTTVRQMLADVLERHNYEIIGDSGNGQDALKEILELKPDIVIVDARLPGLNGLEIVRRLNRQLPDTRFLVFSAYQNPSIVKDMLEAGAHGFVEKTANLREFINGLGIVAEGGTFFGPNVAELIRTVVANPNNVQRSKDTLTEREREVLQMIAEGHSTKEIALKLGLSIKTVDNHRTNMMRKLDLHNVASITRYAMQNGLIDLEPAI; this comes from the coding sequence ATGAAACGACTGTATATCGTAGACGACCTGACCACCGTCAGGCAAATGCTAGCCGACGTTCTCGAACGACACAACTACGAGATCATCGGCGACTCCGGAAACGGCCAAGACGCCCTCAAGGAAATCCTCGAGCTCAAGCCGGACATCGTTATCGTCGACGCCCGACTTCCGGGACTTAACGGTCTCGAGATCGTGCGCCGCCTCAACCGCCAGCTTCCGGACACCCGTTTTCTCGTGTTCTCCGCCTACCAAAACCCTTCGATCGTAAAGGATATGCTGGAGGCCGGAGCCCACGGCTTCGTCGAAAAGACCGCCAACCTGCGCGAGTTCATCAACGGACTCGGCATCGTGGCAGAAGGCGGCACCTTCTTCGGACCGAACGTCGCCGAACTCATTCGCACCGTCGTGGCGAATCCGAACAACGTGCAACGCTCCAAGGACACCCTCACCGAGCGCGAACGCGAGGTCCTGCAAATGATTGCCGAAGGGCACAGCACCAAGGAGATCGCCCTCAAGCTCGGGCTCAGCATCAAGACCGTCGACAACCATCGCACCAACATGATGCGCAAGCTCGACCTGCACAACGTCGCCAGCATCACGCGCTACGCCATGCAAAACGGCCTGATCGACCTCGAGCCCGCCATCTAG
- a CDS encoding sirohydrochlorin chelatase, which yields MAASEECIVLLDNGSLRPEAVFSLRSIAGKLESRIGKKVHPVSLLHSSKIDAEKLGGVEAETWRRFLRRRLEEGVAQVRVVPLFFGPSSAIADYLPKVSAEALASYAGAEVKVAEPLVDLERGGDDAVAEMLESLSIQKMDTSPGGRVGVVVVDHGSPLKAVAQCRDLVASRLAARLGDRVSGVIAASMERREGEEYDFNEPLLEKALSIAAERGWKRVLLSYLFFSPGRHAGPGGDIDRIVAESDFARGGGEVLSAPLVGESPLLVELLARRYHESLEL from the coding sequence ATGGCAGCGAGCGAGGAGTGTATTGTTTTACTGGATAACGGTTCTTTGCGTCCGGAGGCGGTATTTAGCCTTCGGAGTATCGCGGGGAAACTGGAGTCGCGCATCGGCAAAAAGGTGCATCCGGTTTCTTTGCTGCACTCCAGCAAGATCGATGCTGAGAAGCTCGGCGGAGTGGAGGCCGAAACATGGCGGCGTTTTTTGCGGCGACGCCTAGAGGAGGGAGTGGCTCAAGTACGAGTTGTTCCCTTGTTTTTTGGTCCGAGCTCCGCGATTGCCGACTATCTGCCGAAAGTATCGGCTGAGGCTCTGGCGAGTTATGCTGGTGCGGAAGTGAAGGTAGCGGAACCGCTGGTCGACCTTGAAAGAGGAGGAGACGACGCGGTGGCTGAGATGCTGGAGTCCCTTTCTATCCAAAAAATGGATACAAGTCCCGGCGGTCGGGTGGGGGTAGTCGTGGTGGATCACGGTAGCCCTTTGAAGGCGGTGGCTCAATGTCGCGACTTGGTTGCGAGCCGTCTTGCCGCGAGGCTGGGCGATCGGGTTTCGGGAGTGATCGCGGCTTCGATGGAACGCCGGGAGGGGGAGGAGTACGACTTCAACGAGCCGCTGCTGGAAAAGGCTTTGTCGATCGCTGCCGAAAGAGGGTGGAAGCGCGTGCTGCTGAGCTACCTGTTTTTTTCGCCCGGGCGTCATGCGGGTCCGGGGGGTGATATCGACCGGATCGTCGCGGAGTCGGACTTTGCGAGGGGCGGGGGCGAGGTCCTCTCGGCTCCGCTGGTAGGCGAAAGTCCGCTTTTGGTCGAATTGCTGGCTCGTCGCTACCACGAGTCACTGGAGCTTTGA
- the infA gene encoding translation initiation factor IF-1 — protein sequence MADETIQVEGKIVQVLPGTMFRVELENGHQVLAHISGKLRKHFIKITAGDLVKMEMSPYDLNKARIVYRLRNAAQSRNAPIRSFGPRRRR from the coding sequence ATGGCTGACGAAACAATCCAAGTAGAAGGCAAGATAGTCCAAGTGCTCCCGGGAACCATGTTCCGCGTCGAGTTGGAAAATGGACACCAGGTCCTTGCCCACATCTCAGGAAAGCTTCGTAAGCACTTCATCAAGATCACGGCGGGCGACTTGGTAAAGATGGAGATGAGCCCTTACGACCTGAACAAGGCTCGCATCGTTTACCGTCTCCGTAACGCAGCCCAGAGCCGCAACGCCCCGATTCGCTCCTTCGGTCCGCGTCGTCGGCGCTAG
- a CDS encoding OmpA family protein, whose amino-acid sequence MFKKIVLIATASLIAIAFSGCSKKPRRPNPLDTVMGQGYESGTRGTDDGFNPIGLEGDGAMLESRGADWDGADIATLVANADRGMFAPVLFQFDSSAIAPSQRGTLESAANYLRNNPGAKVILEGHCDWRGTQEYNLALGDRRAKSAFDYLITLGIQSNRLKTLSQGDLKATEGASSAQMAQERKVELLVIR is encoded by the coding sequence ATGTTCAAGAAAATCGTCCTTATCGCCACCGCATCTCTGATCGCAATCGCATTCTCCGGCTGCTCCAAGAAACCACGCCGCCCCAACCCGCTGGACACCGTTATGGGACAGGGATACGAATCGGGCACGCGCGGAACCGACGACGGCTTCAACCCCATCGGACTCGAAGGCGATGGAGCGATGCTTGAAAGCCGCGGAGCCGATTGGGATGGAGCCGACATTGCGACCTTGGTCGCCAACGCGGATCGCGGCATGTTCGCCCCGGTGCTCTTCCAATTCGACTCGTCGGCCATCGCTCCCAGCCAGCGCGGCACGCTCGAGTCCGCCGCGAACTACCTGAGGAACAACCCCGGAGCCAAGGTCATCCTCGAAGGCCACTGCGACTGGCGCGGCACCCAAGAGTACAACCTCGCACTCGGCGATCGTCGCGCCAAGAGCGCTTTCGACTACCTCATCACCCTTGGAATTCAAAGCAACCGCCTCAAGACGCTCTCTCAAGGCGACCTGAAGGCCACCGAAGGCGCGAGCTCCGCCCAGATGGCTCAAGAGCGTAAGGTCGAACTTCTCGTTATCCGCTAG